CTGCCCGCCCAGCGCGGGAATGAAGAACGAGGTCATGGCCGCATCGGAGGTGATGGTGAAGCTCACCGGCGTGTGCACTGGCAGGGCGAGTTCGTTGACGCTGGCGATACCCAGGTCCGGGTAGATGAACAGCCACTTCCAGTCGGTGGCCACCACCTGCACGTTGATTGGCGGCGCATCCGAGTCGAGCGGGCGATAGGGGTCCAGGGCGTGGGTGGTTTCCCACGTCACCCAACCCAGGGCGATGATGATGAGCAACGGCACGCCCCACACCACCGCTTCGATTTTGTGGGAGCTGGCCCAGCGTGGCGAGTAGCGCGCTTTCTTATTGGTCGCCCGGTAGCGGTAGGCGAATACGAACATCAGCACGATCACCGGTACCACCACCAATAACATCAGGCCTGTGGCAAGAATGATCAGGTCGCGTTCATCGGTTGCAACCTGGCCCTTGGGGTTGAACACCACCAAGTTGCAGCCGGTTAACAAGAAGATGCTGGCGAGAGATGCCAGGCAATAAACCATCGCTCGTTTCATGCCGTGCTCCTGTAGTGAAAACATCCGTTGTTGCGCTGCCCAAACAGCCGCGCCCGTGTTCGCAAGTTAGTTAAGCGAAACGTTGCCGTTGCGTTTGTTAATGCCTGGCGTACTCCACTTGATAAACGCCAGGCGATAGGGCGTTGCCAGTAGATAACCATCGTCTACTGCCCGGATCTGTTGGCTTTTGCTGCCGCTTGGCGGGGCGTGTTTCACCCAGCTCCCGAACAATTTGAATGAGGCCTCGGGGGTTGGTTTAACAAAATGTTACTCCGCCTGACGAACGGTTTAACAAGCGAAACGCTAATGGGTTTTATATAGGCGCATGCTGACTTCGTTGTGGAAAACACACGGAATCACTGCTAAAGAGTTCAGGTCTTAGTTGAGGGCCAACTACTAACGGTCTTGGAGAACAGCTATGTTCATTCGCGGCAATACCTTTAATGCCTGGGCTGCACAGGCGCGGGACGAAGAGTGTTTTACCCAGGAAGTGGAAAACGGCTGTCATATCGAAGTCAGGGCACGGGAGCGCGAGGACGCTGATATTGAAGTGCTGCTCTGCGTCTACACCGCGACGGGCCAATGTGTGGTTGAACGCACCAAGCAGTTGCCGGGCGCGGAATGGACCGTGCATGACGCACTCAAGCGCGGCATCGACCAGGCGGAAAGAATTGCCGGCGGCGAATCCGGTCGATTGCCCTGCGCCGACGCCCACGGCCACGACGATGACTGACGGCCTGCGCGCTGGACGTTGACGAATGAATGAACTTTGGCGGCGCGGGCATTTTCCATTGTAGATAGCCCTGCCTCAGCCGGCCCGTACCGGATGAGTCCTGATCGCAACCCGCCGCCAGAGCCGCCCATGACCGAATCCAGCCTCAGCCACGCCGAACCCTCCAAACCCTCCTTGCGCCGCGCCGTGACCGGGCCGATGCTGTTCCTGTTCATCCTGGGCGATGTGCTCGGCGCAGGCGTGTACGCGCTGGCCGGA
Above is a genomic segment from Pseudomonas sp. R5-89-07 containing:
- the cyoA gene encoding ubiquinol oxidase subunit II — protein: MKRAMVYCLASLASIFLLTGCNLVVFNPKGQVATDERDLIILATGLMLLVVVPVIVLMFVFAYRYRATNKKARYSPRWASSHKIEAVVWGVPLLIIIALGWVTWETTHALDPYRPLDSDAPPINVQVVATDWKWLFIYPDLGIASVNELALPVHTPVSFTITSDAAMTSFFIPALGGQIYAMAGMQTKLHLIANETGKFKGIAANYNGPGFSDMHFDTLSLSPTDFQAWVTKVKGAATQLDQTSYAQLAKPTIKHPITYYSAVQERLFLDIVDKYEGMNKAPRTKRAQLSGAPERAGQHPSLLAEER